Proteins from one Panicum virgatum strain AP13 chromosome 7K, P.virgatum_v5, whole genome shotgun sequence genomic window:
- the LOC120642224 gene encoding protein CHROMATIN REMODELING 24-like isoform X4, with protein sequence MASPPPFDICGDLDDEPATAIPAGRHHPAAAPTPNGLNDRLLRLARSRQDPNPNPNPPPAPAEEARKVKLAGRRRLCKLATHQPEEDHQQQQQQDGGESIRDILDDLTTRLNSLSVHKQPNPTASSREEQLAPLPCDITSDPDDQSTEDGDTHAGASSPLQISSSDEAATTITRRAQVKPETTSVASASTDYACGEAPLGTGKSKGTKDVGRIDRVPKVSPFIDSDSDYDDGDEEEGTSTAYAAKHVRRKAFTRRQTKASTFMNNDYSSDDVLGQEKENHGAVENDAEDVGWEKMEDFKMEPTGTAATSKPYKLPGRIFKMLYPHQREGLRWLWVLHCRGTGGILGDDMGLGKTMQVSAFLAGLFHSRLIKRALIVAPKTLLAHWTKELSVVGLKHKIRDYSGPSTNIRNYELQYAFKEGGVLLTTYDIVRNNYKLIRGNSYNNDDDDEEGTVWNYVILDEGHLIKNNKTQRAQSLFEIPCAHRIVISGTPIQNNLKEMWALFNFCCPDVLGDKQQFKTRYEMAILRGNDKNATTREKHIGSNVAKELRERIKPYFLRRMKGEVFLDSGASEEKTLAKKNELIVWLKLTACQRKLYEAFLKSELVHLAVQPKGSPLAAITILKKICDHPLLLTKKAAEGVLEGMDEMTDDQDIGMVEKMAMNLADMDPDDDALEVGQDVSCKLSFIMSLLRNLVKEGHHVLIFSQTRKMLNLIQEAILLEGYKFLRIDGTTKVSDRERIVKDFQEGPGAPIFLLTTQVGGLGLTLTKAARVIVVDPAWNPSTDNQSVDRAYRIGQTKDVIVYRLMTSATIEEKIYKLQVFKGALFRSATEQKEQTRYFSKSEIQELFSLPQQGFDVSLTQKQLQEEHGQQVVMDESLRQHIQFLEQQGIAGVSHHSLLFSKTATLPTLSESDALDSKSRGMSMMPRHYYKGSSSDYVAGGAAFALKPKDEKFTAPRYSPSNRSAEIPEKIKTRIDRLSQTLSNEALLSKLPDGGEKIRRQISELDEKLTSAEKEKREREREKGGVICVDDLSADMESIVLSV encoded by the exons ATGGCATCTCCCCCGCCTTTCGACATTTGCGGCGATCTCGACGACGAGCCGGCCACCGCCATCCCTGCCGGTCGCCATCACCCTGCCGCAGCCCCCACGCCCAACGGCCTCAAcgaccgcctcctccgcctcgcccgcaGCCGCCAagaccctaaccctaaccccaaTCCGCCTCCAG CCCCCGCTGAAGAAGCCAGGAAGGTCAAGCTCGCCGGCCGACGCCGCCTATGCAAGCTCGCCACCCACCAACCGGAGGAggaccaccagcagcagcagcagcaggacggcGGCGAAAGCATTCGCGACATCCTGGACGATCTCACCACCCGCCTCAACTCGCTGTCCGTCCACAAGCAGCCCAACCCTACCGCGAGTTCAAGAGAAGAGCAGCTCGCCCCCCTGCCGTGCGACATCACCTCGGACCCAGATGACCAGAGCACCGAGGACGGAGATACCCATGCCGGCGCCTCCTCGCCCCTTCAGATTTCTAGCTCTGATGAAGCAGCTACAACCATCACCAGGCGGGCTCAAGTCAAGCCAGAAACTACTTCAGTCGCCTCAGCCTCTACTGATTATGCCTGTGGTGAGGCCCCCCTTGGCACGGGGAAGAGCAAAGGTACCAAAGATGTGGGGAGGATAGATAGGGTACCAAAGGTTTCACCCTTCATTGATTCTGATTCTGATTATGACGACGGTGATGAGGAGGAAGGAACATCAACAGCTTATGCTGCTAAGCATGTCAGAAGGAAGGCATTCACAAGGAGACAAACCAAGGCTTCAACATTCATGAACAATGACTACAGCAGCGATGACGTCCTGGGTCAGGAGAAGGAAAACCATGGAGCTGTGGAGAATGACGCCGAGGACGTTggatgggagaagatggaggacTTCAAGATGGAGCCAACCGGAACTGCTGCAACATCCAAACCATACAAGCTCCCAGGAAGGATATTCAAGATGCTTTACCCTCATCAGCGGGAGGGCCTCCGATGGCTCTGGGTTCTGCATTGCAGGGGAACTGGAGGGATCCTAGGGGATGACATGGGCCTTGGCAAGACCATGCAG GTTTCTGCATTTCTGGCTGGATTGTTTCATTCTCGCCTAATCAAGAGGGCGCTCATTGTCGCTCCAAAGACACTTCTGGCTCATTGGACCAAGGAGCTCTCAGTTGTTGGCCTTAAACATAAGATCAGAGA CTACTCTGGCCCCAGCACAAATATTCGCAATTATGAGCTTCAGTATGCCTTCAAG GAGGGTGGTGTCCTCCTAACAACCTATGACATTGTCCGGAACAATTACAAGCTGATAAGAGGCAATTCCTACAacaatgatgacgacgacgaggaaggaACAGTGTGGAATTACGTCATTCTTGATGAGGGGCATCTAATAAAAAACAATAAGACGCAAAGGGCCCAGAGCTTGTTCGAAATACCTTGTGCCCATCGCATTGTGATCAGTGGGACGCCTATCCAAAATAACTTGAAG GAAATGTGGGCTCTGTTCAATTTCTGCTGCCCGGATGTCTTGGGTGATAAACAACA GTTCAAAACAAGGTATGAGATGGCTATCCTTCGAGGAAATGACAAGAATGCTACCACTCGAGAGAAGCACATAGGCTCAAATGTAGCTAAG GAACTAAGAGAGCGGATCAAGCCATACTTTTTGCGACGCATGAAAGGTGAAGTATTCCTTGATAGTGGTGCatcagaagaaaaaacattagCAAAGAAGAATGAGCTAATTGTCTGGCTGAAGTTAACGGCTTGCCAG AGGAAGTTATATGAAGCTTTTCTCAAAAGTGAGTTGGTTCATTTAGCTGTACAACCTAAGGGATCACCACTGGCTGCAATCACA ATATTGAAGAAAATATGCGATCACCCACTGCTATTGACTAAGAAAGCTGCTGAAGGTGTCTTGGAAGGGATGGATGAAATGACGGATGATCAAGACATAGGAATGGTAGAAAAAATGGCCATGAACCTTGCAGATATGGATCCTGATGATGATGCACTGGAAGTTGGTCAGGATGTCTCATGCAAACTGTCATTCATCATGTCCTTGTTG CGGAACCTTGTTAAAGAGGGgcatcatgttttaatcttttcGCAGACCCGTAAAATGCTGAACCTTATTCAG GAAGCCATATTATTAGAGGGCTACAAGTTCTTGCGCATTGATGGCACAACAAAGGTTTCTGATCGGGAAAGGATTGTGAAG GATTTCCAAGAGGGTCCTGGAGCTCCAATATTTTTACTAACCACACAAGTTGGTGGACTTGGACTTACACTTACCAAGGCAGCACGCGTCATAGTAGTTGATCCTGCTTGGAACCCAAG TACAGACAATCAAAGTGTAGATCGTGCTTACCGAATTGGCCAGACCAAAGATGTGATTGTATACCGCTTGATGACATCTGCAACCATTGAAGAAAAGATATACAAATTACAG GTTTTCAAGGGGGCTCTATTCAGATCAGCTACAGAACAAAAAGAGCAAACACGTTACTTCAGCAAGAGT GAGATTCAAGAGCTTTTTAGTTTGCCACAACAAGGTTTTGATGTTTCCCTCACGCAAAAGCAGTTGCAAGAAGAGCATGGTCAACAAGTTGTTAT GGATGAGTCCTTGAGGCAGCATATACAGTTTCTGGAGCAACAAGGTATAGCTGGCGTGAGCCATCACAGCCTCCTGTTCTCTAAAACAGCAACCCTGCCCACATTGAGTGAGAGTGATGCACTGGACAG CAAATCTCGTGGAATGTCCATGATGCCCCGTCACTATTACAAGGGATCCTCATCTGACTATGTTGCTGGCGG GGCGGCTTTTGCATTGAAGCCAAAAGATGAAAAATTCACTGCTCCAAGGTACTCCCCAAGCAACAGAAGTGCAGAGATTCCTGAAAAGATCAAGACAAGAATCGACCGACTTTCACAGACTCTGTCCAATGAg GCACTGCTGTCGAAGCTACCAGATGGTGGGGAGAAGATAAGGAGGCAGATAAGTGAGCTGGATGAGAAGCTGACTTCTGCGGAgaaggagaagagagagagggagagggagaaggggggaGTGATCTGCGTGGATGATCTGAGCGCAGATATGGAGAGCATAGTGTTGTCGGTTTAG